In Zingiber officinale cultivar Zhangliang chromosome 1A, Zo_v1.1, whole genome shotgun sequence, a genomic segment contains:
- the LOC121996444 gene encoding extensin-like, which yields MAKGPPFRVMAAVLSNQVTAFLAVLMLLFSTHCVASSLPNTYTPTPVAKPPPSRHLAPPTEHPYPSTPSPPTHAAQPPYYHRPPPTTGAPPPHHHHHHHHHRQPKPTPPVGTGRHPPYYHSSPPPPPSHAHQPPYGEHPRPPPLYKSPPTAPTRRSCPTLPPPSPPAHHGYPPLRPPSHPPPPPPPYKTIPEHGSPPPHHYHQTPPPPPY from the coding sequence ATGGCGAAGGGTCCTCCATTCCGTGTCATGGCTGCCGTTCTGTCTAATCAAGTCACGGCCTTCTTGGCCGTGCTCATGCTGCTATTCTCCACTCACTGCGTAGCTTCCTCCCTTCCTAATACCTACACGCCTACCCCCGTCGCTAAGCCGCCGCCTTCCCGCCACCTCGCGCCGCCGACGGAGCACCCGTATCCAAGTACACCGTCACCGCCAACTCATGCAGCGCAACCTCCGTACTACCATCGGCCCCCTCCAACAACCGGTGCGCCTCCTccgcaccaccaccaccaccaccaccaccaccgccAGCCTAAGCCGACGCCACCGGTTGGCACGGGGCGCCACCCGCCGTACTACCACTCCTCCCCGCCGCCTCCACCGAGCCATGCTCATCAGCCGCCTTACGGCGAACACCCTCGTCCACCACCGTTGTACAAGTCCCCTCCAACTGCGCCGACCCGCCGTTCCTGTCCGACTCTgccgccgccgtcgccgccgGCCCATCACGGATACCCACCATTGCGACCGCCGAGTCACCCACCACCTCCGCCGCCGCCGTACAAGACCATCCCCGAGCACGGGTCTCCCCCGCCGCACCATTACCATCAAACTCCACCGCCACCGCCGTACTAG
- the LOC122017867 gene encoding succinate dehydrogenase subunit 5, mitochondrial-like translates to MAMAAFRREGKKLLLFSPFSRKTIVAPRSAVFSDALMPMEGCSISSQIRTLKLQSSQVRIQYPDGISQPFPAVIRGCSSFPMVNLTRAFSSNINQLPFITDPDIEAALKDLLAINWDEIPETVINETKTALSKATEDKAGQEALANVFRAAEASVEFSGVLVSLRMALDDLSGFSGENVGHLPEHLEDAIRAAYKRYATYLDSFGPDETYLRKKVELELGTKMIHLKMRCSGIGSEWGKVTLLGTSGLSGSYVELRS, encoded by the exons ATGGCGATGGCGGCTTtcagaagagagggaaagaagcTTCTGCTTTTCTCTCCATTCTCCAGAAAAACGATTGTAGCTCCCCGATCCGCAGTTTTTTCCGA TGCGTTAATGCCAATGGAGGGATGCTCAATTTCATCTCAGATTAGAA CATTGAAGCTCCAATCTTCTCAAGTCCGAATCCAATATCCAGATGGCATCTCGCAACCATTTCCTGCAGTTATTAGAG GTTGTAGCTCTTTTCCTATGGTGAATTTAACACGTGCGTTCAGTTCAAACATAAATCAGTTACCTTTCATCACTGACCCTGACATAGAAGCTGCATTAAAGGATTTATTGGCAATTAACTGGGATGAAATACCAGAAACTGTCATCAATGAGACAAAGACAGCTCTGTCCAAAGCTACGGAAGATAAAGCTGGCCAAGAGGCACTGGCAAATGTCTTTCGTGCAGCTGAGGCATCAGTGGAGTTTAGTGGGGTATTGGTGTCCCTTAGAATGGCACTTGATGATCTAAGTGGCTTTAGCGGTGAG AATGTTGGTCACCTGCCAGAGCATCTGGAAGATGCTATAAGAGCTGCATATAAACGATATGCCACTTATCTGGATTCATTCGGTCCCGATGAGACATATTTGAGGAAAAAGGTTGAGCTTGAATTAGGAACAAAAATGATACATCTGAAGATGAGATGCAGCGGAATTGGATCTGAGTGGGGAAAG GTTACACTTCTTGGCACTTCTGGACTTTCAGGGTCTTATGTGGAGCTCAGATCGTGA